In one Pseudomonas tensinigenes genomic region, the following are encoded:
- a CDS encoding serine hydrolase domain-containing protein has translation MCKGLSLFLLLISFTVHAEQWPGEEWPTGPKVTDTEALENYAFPPRDDANRQGIRTDALLIIHDGQIIYERYAGPTTEHTPHLTWSISKSLMATVLGVAYGEGLFKLEDPAAKFYPPLAKHPQIKIADLLHWASGIDWQEDYEYAPLKSSVVAMLYTRGHRDMAAFTADHDIYAKPGEAFRYSSGDSNLLAAALKNIVGPQHYPDYPWTALFEPLGIRHAVWETDAAGTFVASSYAYLTARDLARVGLLMARDGRWSDRQLLPKDWVAFNLKPFSGYKAHQDEAVPGGQWWLNRPADSAASPWPDAPPDTFAALGHWGQALYVIPSEKLVIVRYGDDRDGSYRHNELLKRVLMAVRP, from the coding sequence ATGTGCAAAGGCCTGTCGCTGTTTCTGCTGCTGATCAGCTTCACCGTTCACGCCGAACAATGGCCGGGTGAAGAATGGCCAACCGGCCCGAAGGTCACCGATACAGAGGCGCTGGAAAACTACGCCTTCCCACCCCGCGACGACGCCAACCGCCAAGGCATCCGCACCGACGCGCTGCTGATCATCCATGACGGCCAGATCATCTACGAACGCTACGCCGGCCCGACCACCGAACACACTCCGCACCTGACCTGGTCGATCAGCAAAAGCCTGATGGCCACGGTCCTTGGTGTGGCATACGGCGAAGGCCTGTTCAAACTCGAAGACCCCGCCGCGAAGTTCTATCCGCCACTCGCTAAACACCCGCAGATAAAAATCGCCGACCTGTTGCACTGGGCCTCCGGCATCGACTGGCAGGAAGACTACGAATACGCCCCGCTGAAATCCTCGGTGGTGGCGATGCTCTATACCCGTGGCCACCGCGACATGGCCGCATTCACCGCCGACCACGACATCTATGCCAAACCGGGTGAGGCTTTCCGGTACTCCAGTGGCGACAGCAACCTGCTCGCGGCGGCGTTGAAGAACATCGTCGGCCCGCAGCACTATCCAGACTATCCGTGGACGGCGCTGTTCGAACCGTTGGGCATTCGTCATGCCGTGTGGGAAACCGATGCCGCTGGCACCTTTGTCGCGTCGTCTTACGCTTACCTGACGGCGCGGGATCTGGCGCGTGTCGGTTTGCTGATGGCCCGCGATGGGCGATGGAGTGATCGCCAATTGCTGCCCAAGGACTGGGTCGCGTTCAACTTGAAACCCTTCAGTGGCTATAAGGCCCATCAGGACGAAGCCGTGCCCGGCGGCCAATGGTGGCTCAATCGCCCGGCGGATAGCGCCGCATCACCGTGGCCCGATGCACCGCCCGACACCTTCGCCGCCCTCGGCCACTGGGGCCAGGCGCTGTACGTGATTCCCAGCGAGAAACTGGTGATCGTGCGATATGGCGATGATCGCGATGGCAGCTATCGACATAACGAGTTGCTTAAGCGTGTACTGATGGCGGTGCGGCCATGA
- a CDS encoding ACP phosphodiesterase encodes MNYLAHLHLGGQRPGQLLGSLYGDFVKGRLQGQFAPEVEAAIQLHRRIDVFTDRHPLVDIALGRFSDTRRRYAGIVLDVFFDHCLARDWRLYADQPLEVFTADVYRVLTRERELPERLAKIAPHMVANDWLGSYQEFEVLEQVLRGISRRLTRPEELAGAMQELRRLYEPLSEDFRLFYPQLQDFAQNPDPMRI; translated from the coding sequence ATGAACTATCTCGCACATTTACACCTCGGTGGCCAGCGCCCCGGGCAACTGCTCGGCAGTCTGTATGGCGATTTCGTCAAAGGCCGGCTGCAAGGGCAGTTTGCGCCGGAGGTGGAAGCGGCCATTCAATTGCATCGACGGATTGACGTGTTCACTGATCGCCATCCGCTGGTGGACATTGCCCTGGGGCGATTTTCCGATACCCGCCGGCGTTATGCCGGGATCGTGCTCGATGTGTTTTTCGATCATTGCCTGGCGCGGGACTGGAGGCTGTATGCCGATCAGCCGCTGGAGGTTTTCACCGCTGATGTGTATCGGGTGCTGACCCGCGAGCGGGAACTGCCCGAGCGCCTGGCGAAGATCGCCCCGCACATGGTTGCCAATGACTGGTTGGGGTCGTATCAGGAATTTGAAGTGCTGGAACAGGTGTTGCGCGGGATCTCGCGGCGACTGACCCGGCCGGAAGAGCTGGCGGGAGCGATGCAGGAATTGCGGCGGTTGTATGAGCCGCTCAGTGAAGACTTCAGATTGTTTTACCCCCAACTCCAGGACTTCGCCCAAAACCCTGATCCAATGAGGATCTAA
- a CDS encoding phospholipase D-like domain-containing protein, which produces MRGAVFPWRDGNRFELLIDGPQFFPRMLEQIAGAQEQIELELYLVEAGACAETIVQALVLAAERGVRVRCLFDDYGSLAFTLNLRQRLTHAGVELRFYNRLSWRRWIGNFYRDHRKLLLVDQRLAVVGGTGVTDEFWTPGHDTSEWHEVMVEISGPLVIDWQLLFDRQWIANRYRRAWRPAAHFGLPRLPRVPDKGEGMGRVAYADARQHRDILQSLFRALNSGQKRIWMATPYFLPTWKIRRSLRKAAARGVDVRLLLTGPRTDHPSVRYAGHRYYPRLLKAGVQIFEYQPCFLHLKMVLVDDWVSIGSCNFDHWNLRFNLEANLEALDPSLTAAVEASFVKDFGLSQQVSLEEWQRRPLWRRVKQRVWGWVDRVVVNILDRRG; this is translated from the coding sequence ATGCGCGGCGCGGTGTTTCCGTGGCGGGATGGCAACCGGTTCGAACTGTTGATCGACGGCCCGCAATTCTTTCCGCGCATGCTTGAGCAGATTGCTGGCGCTCAAGAGCAGATCGAACTCGAACTGTACCTGGTCGAGGCCGGCGCCTGTGCCGAAACCATCGTGCAGGCGCTGGTGCTGGCGGCCGAACGTGGCGTGCGCGTGCGGTGCCTGTTCGATGATTACGGCAGCCTGGCGTTTACGCTCAATCTGCGTCAGCGCCTGACACACGCTGGAGTCGAACTACGTTTCTACAATCGCCTGAGCTGGCGGCGCTGGATCGGTAATTTCTATCGTGATCACCGTAAATTGCTGCTGGTCGATCAGCGTCTGGCCGTGGTCGGCGGCACCGGGGTCACTGACGAGTTCTGGACGCCGGGGCACGACACCAGCGAATGGCACGAAGTGATGGTCGAGATCAGCGGCCCGTTGGTGATCGACTGGCAATTGCTGTTTGATCGTCAGTGGATTGCCAACCGCTATCGGCGCGCCTGGCGCCCGGCCGCGCATTTTGGCCTGCCGCGTTTGCCGCGGGTGCCGGACAAGGGTGAGGGCATGGGTCGCGTGGCGTATGCCGACGCCCGCCAGCATCGCGACATTCTGCAGTCGCTGTTCCGTGCGCTGAACAGCGGGCAAAAACGCATCTGGATGGCCACACCGTACTTCCTGCCAACCTGGAAAATTCGCCGCTCCCTGCGCAAGGCTGCGGCGCGCGGCGTTGATGTGCGGTTGCTGCTGACCGGGCCGCGCACCGATCACCCGTCAGTGCGCTACGCCGGGCATCGTTATTACCCGCGACTGCTCAAGGCCGGGGTGCAGATCTTCGAGTACCAGCCGTGCTTTCTGCATTTGAAAATGGTGCTGGTCGACGATTGGGTGAGCATCGGTTCGTGCAACTTTGATCACTGGAACCTGCGCTTCAATCTGGAGGCGAATCTGGAGGCGCTGGACCCGTCGTTGACGGCAGCGGTAGAGGCGAGTTTTGTGAAGGACTTCGGGCTGAGTCAGCAGGTGAGTCTGGAGGAGTGGCAACGCCGGCCGTTGTGGCGGCGGGTCAAGCAGCGGGTTTGGGGCTGGGTGGATCGGGTGGTGGTCAATATCCTGGATAGACGGGGATAA
- a CDS encoding YceI family protein has protein sequence MFNRPLCATLSSLLLAAVALPAQANWYLDGESSRLSFVSTKNANISEVQRFLVLHGKVDPNGRAEVEVELDSINSGIPLRDERMRKELFQIEQFPEATITTQIDLRPINDLAPGAQLELRLPLTVNLHGKQHEYPAELLATRLDDRRFQVVTLEPLVINAEDFDLLPGLESLRKLADLSAISLSVPVGAVLIFTAR, from the coding sequence ATGTTCAACCGCCCCCTCTGTGCAACCCTGTCGAGCCTGTTGCTCGCCGCCGTCGCGCTGCCGGCGCAGGCCAATTGGTATCTGGACGGCGAGTCGTCGCGGCTGTCGTTCGTCAGCACGAAAAACGCCAACATTTCCGAAGTGCAGCGCTTTCTGGTGCTGCACGGCAAGGTCGACCCCAACGGTCGTGCCGAAGTCGAAGTCGAACTGGATTCGATCAACAGCGGCATTCCGCTGCGCGATGAGCGCATGCGCAAGGAGCTGTTCCAGATCGAGCAATTCCCCGAAGCGACCATCACCACCCAGATTGATTTGCGCCCGATCAACGATCTGGCGCCCGGCGCGCAGCTGGAATTGCGTCTGCCGCTGACCGTCAACCTGCACGGCAAACAACACGAATATCCCGCCGAACTGCTGGCGACGCGTCTCGATGATCGTCGTTTTCAGGTGGTCACCCTGGAGCCGCTGGTGATCAACGCTGAAGATTTCGATCTCCTGCCGGGGCTGGAAAGCCTGCGCAAACTCGCCGATCTGTCGGCCATCAGTCTGTCGGTGCCGGTGGGTGCGGTGCTGATCTTCACGGCGCGCTGA
- the emhR gene encoding efflux system transcriptional repressor EmhR gives MVRRTKEEAQETRSQILEAAEKAFYERGVARTTLADIATMAGVTRGAIYWHFSNKADLVQAMLDSLREPLDELARASESEDELDPLGCMRQLLIHLFHQVALDPKTRRINEILFHKCEFTDEMCDLRQQRRDVSLDCNERIALTLRNAVNRGQLPEDLDTARAAISIHSYIDGLLYGWLLAPDSFELHAEAERWVDTGLDMLRLSPSLRK, from the coding sequence ATGGTCCGTCGTACCAAAGAGGAAGCTCAAGAAACCCGTAGCCAGATTCTGGAAGCGGCGGAGAAAGCCTTTTATGAAAGGGGCGTCGCTCGAACAACGCTGGCCGACATCGCGACAATGGCCGGCGTCACCCGCGGCGCTATTTACTGGCATTTCAGCAACAAGGCCGATCTGGTCCAGGCCATGCTGGATTCGCTGCGTGAACCGCTGGATGAATTGGCCAGGGCCAGCGAAAGTGAAGATGAGCTCGATCCATTGGGCTGCATGCGCCAACTGCTGATTCATTTGTTTCATCAAGTTGCGCTGGACCCGAAAACCCGGCGTATCAACGAAATTCTGTTTCATAAGTGCGAGTTCACCGATGAAATGTGCGATTTGCGCCAGCAGCGCCGGGACGTCAGTCTCGATTGCAATGAGCGCATCGCTCTGACGTTGCGTAATGCGGTCAATCGCGGCCAGTTGCCGGAAGATCTCGACACTGCCCGTGCGGCCATCAGCATTCACAGCTATATCGATGGCCTTCTGTATGGATGGCTGCTGGCGCCGGACAGCTTTGAGCTGCATGCCGAGGCTGAGCGTTGGGTCGATACAGGGTTGGATATGCTGCGCCTGAGCCCCAGCCTGCGCAAATGA
- a CDS encoding MFS transporter → MPLSLLILALSAFAIGTTEFVIMGLLPNVAADLGVSIPGAGWLVTGYALGVAIGAPFMAMATARLPRKAALVALMGIFIVGNLLCAMASDYNVLMFARVITALCHGAFFGIGSVVAANLVPANKRASAVALMFTGLTLANVLGVPLGTALGQQYGWRSTFWAVTVIGVIALIGLIRFLPSKRDEEKLDMRAELAALKGAGIWLSLSMTALFAASVFTLFTYVAPLLGEVTGVSPRGVTWTLMLIGLGLTVGNIIGGKLADKGMAATLIGVFITMAVVSSVLTWTSVALIPTEITLFLWATACFAAVPALQVNVVTFGKAAPNLVSTLNIGAFNVGNALGAWVGGSVIAHGYGLTSVPLAAAALAVLALLVTLITFRQNGNADLAPATN, encoded by the coding sequence ATGCCCCTCTCGCTACTCATCCTCGCCTTGAGCGCCTTCGCCATCGGCACCACCGAATTCGTCATCATGGGCCTGCTGCCCAATGTGGCGGCCGACCTCGGTGTGTCGATCCCCGGCGCCGGCTGGCTGGTGACCGGTTACGCCTTGGGCGTGGCGATCGGTGCGCCGTTCATGGCCATGGCCACCGCCAGACTGCCGCGTAAAGCGGCGCTGGTGGCGTTGATGGGCATCTTTATTGTCGGCAACCTGCTCTGTGCGATGGCCAGTGATTACAACGTGCTGATGTTTGCCCGGGTGATCACCGCGCTGTGCCACGGTGCGTTCTTCGGCATCGGCTCGGTAGTGGCGGCCAATCTGGTGCCGGCGAATAAACGCGCTTCGGCAGTGGCTTTGATGTTCACCGGCCTGACCCTGGCCAACGTCCTCGGTGTGCCGCTGGGCACTGCGCTGGGTCAGCAATACGGCTGGCGCTCGACCTTCTGGGCGGTGACCGTTATCGGCGTGATTGCGCTGATTGGCCTGATCCGCTTCCTGCCATCCAAGCGTGACGAAGAGAAACTCGATATGCGCGCCGAACTCGCCGCCCTTAAAGGTGCCGGGATCTGGCTGTCGCTGAGCATGACCGCGCTGTTCGCCGCATCCGTCTTCACTCTGTTCACCTACGTCGCCCCGCTGCTCGGCGAAGTCACCGGTGTGTCGCCGCGTGGCGTGACCTGGACGCTGATGCTGATCGGCCTGGGCCTGACCGTCGGCAACATCATCGGCGGCAAACTCGCCGACAAGGGCATGGCCGCCACGCTGATCGGCGTGTTCATCACCATGGCCGTGGTCTCCAGCGTGCTGACCTGGACCAGCGTCGCGCTGATCCCGACCGAAATCACCCTGTTCCTCTGGGCCACCGCGTGTTTTGCCGCCGTGCCGGCGCTGCAAGTCAACGTGGTGACCTTCGGCAAAGCCGCACCGAACCTGGTGTCGACCCTGAACATCGGCGCCTTCAACGTCGGTAACGCTCTTGGCGCCTGGGTCGGCGGCAGCGTCATCGCCCACGGTTACGGCCTGACCAGCGTGCCGCTCGCAGCCGCCGCACTGGCCGTGCTCGCCCTGCTGGTGACCCTGATTACTTTCCGTCAGAACGGCAATGCCGATCTGGCCCCGGCAACTAACTGA
- the olsB gene encoding L-ornithine N(alpha)-acyltransferase, with translation MTQIARISDTGNERRLQAERLIGAEALQQAQALRFNVFSGEFNAKLKGAELGLDMDDYDVHCSHIGVRDLNTGRLVATTRLLDHTAASSLGKFYSEEEFSLHGLAHLQGPILEIGRTCVDPAYRNGGTIAVLWGELAEVLNQGGYSYLMGCASIPMQDGGIQAHAIMQRLRERYLCTEHLRAEPKNPLPTLDIPSNVIAEMPPLLKAYMRLGAKICGEPCWDEDFQVADVFILLKRDELCPRYAKHFKAAV, from the coding sequence ATGACTCAGATCGCCCGCATCAGCGACACCGGCAATGAACGCCGCCTGCAAGCCGAACGCCTGATCGGCGCCGAGGCCTTGCAGCAAGCCCAGGCCCTGCGCTTCAACGTCTTCAGCGGCGAATTCAACGCCAAACTGAAAGGCGCGGAACTGGGTCTGGACATGGATGATTATGATGTTCACTGCAGCCACATCGGCGTGCGTGATTTGAACACCGGCCGTTTGGTCGCGACCACGCGTTTGCTTGATCACACCGCCGCCAGCAGCCTCGGCAAGTTCTACAGCGAAGAGGAATTCAGCCTGCACGGCCTCGCCCATCTGCAAGGCCCGATCCTCGAAATCGGCCGCACCTGCGTCGACCCGGCGTACCGCAACGGCGGCACCATCGCGGTGTTGTGGGGCGAGTTGGCGGAAGTATTGAATCAGGGCGGCTACAGCTATCTGATGGGTTGCGCGAGCATCCCGATGCAGGACGGCGGCATTCAGGCCCACGCGATCATGCAGCGCCTGCGCGAACGTTATCTGTGCACCGAACACCTGCGCGCCGAGCCGAAAAATCCGCTGCCGACGCTGGATATTCCATCGAACGTAATCGCCGAAATGCCGCCGCTGCTCAAGGCCTACATGCGTCTGGGTGCGAAGATCTGCGGTGAGCCGTGCTGGGACGAAGATTTTCAGGTCGCCGACGTGTTCATCCTGCTCAAGCGCGACGAACTCTGCCCGCGCTACGCCAAGCACTTCAAGGCGGCTGTGTAA
- a CDS encoding acyl-CoA dehydrogenase family protein, producing MPWPDLLHSRDRLPAVADLAEDFATLLQQLGNVTPFELAVAGGRRMATPGLAFLVGYQAALRMLWPSAPLSLGALCATEQRSLRPADMQTRLSDLRLSGRKDFVTAGDAADWLLIAARSEEPGETPRLSLAVVYPGEPGVTVEKLPALPLMPDISHGRLLLDGALCELLAGDGWDAYVKPFRTLEDVYVLSAMTAWLYGVGQDSDWPQTLQLRLLALLAGCAEASRQPPNNPAGHVLLGGLFAQFEALEGEVSQALADGPAEWAQMWQRDRGVMQLAAGARATRLAKALVAG from the coding sequence ATGCCCTGGCCAGATCTGCTGCACAGCCGTGACCGATTGCCCGCCGTTGCCGACCTGGCCGAGGATTTTGCGACGTTGTTGCAGCAACTGGGCAACGTCACGCCGTTCGAATTGGCGGTCGCGGGCGGGCGGCGGATGGCGACGCCGGGGCTGGCGTTTCTGGTCGGTTATCAGGCGGCATTGCGTATGCTGTGGCCGAGCGCGCCGCTGAGCCTCGGAGCTTTGTGTGCGACCGAACAGCGCAGTTTGCGCCCGGCGGATATGCAGACGCGGCTGAGCGATTTGCGCCTGAGCGGGCGCAAGGATTTCGTCACCGCTGGCGATGCGGCGGACTGGCTGTTGATCGCTGCGCGCAGCGAAGAACCCGGCGAAACGCCGCGCCTGAGTCTGGCGGTTGTGTACCCCGGCGAGCCCGGCGTGACCGTGGAAAAACTGCCGGCGCTGCCGTTGATGCCGGACATCAGTCATGGCCGGTTGCTGCTGGATGGCGCGTTGTGTGAGTTGCTGGCGGGGGATGGTTGGGATGCTTATGTGAAGCCGTTTCGCACCCTGGAAGATGTCTATGTGTTGAGCGCGATGACCGCGTGGTTGTATGGCGTCGGCCAGGACAGTGACTGGCCGCAGACGCTGCAACTTCGGTTGCTGGCGTTGTTGGCCGGGTGCGCCGAGGCGAGTCGGCAACCGCCGAACAATCCGGCCGGGCATGTGTTGCTCGGTGGGTTGTTTGCGCAGTTTGAGGCGCTGGAGGGGGAGGTGAGTCAGGCGTTGGCTGACGGGCCGGCAGAATGGGCGCAGATGTGGCAGCGCGATCGGGGGGTGATGCAGTTGGCGGCGGGGGCTCGGGCCACGCGGTTGGCCAAGGCTTTGGTGGCGGGCTGA
- a CDS encoding ArsR/SmtB family transcription factor, which translates to MNLDLDEIIKALAHPVRRDILNWLKDPKNEFPEQLHNHEYGICAGQIDQRCGLSQSTVSAHLATLQRAGLISSQKAGQWHFFKRNEDVIQAFLSTLSKEL; encoded by the coding sequence ATGAACCTCGACCTCGACGAAATAATAAAAGCCCTGGCGCACCCAGTACGGCGAGACATCCTCAACTGGCTGAAAGACCCGAAGAACGAATTTCCGGAACAGTTGCACAACCACGAATACGGCATCTGCGCCGGGCAGATCGATCAACGCTGCGGCCTGTCGCAGTCGACCGTTTCTGCGCACCTCGCGACGTTGCAGCGCGCCGGTCTGATCAGCAGCCAGAAGGCCGGGCAATGGCACTTTTTCAAACGTAACGAGGACGTGATCCAGGCGTTTCTCAGCACCCTCAGTAAAGAGCTCTGA
- a CDS encoding alkene reductase translates to MATIFDPIKLGDIELANRIIMAPLTRCRADEGRVPNALMAEYYVQRASAGLILSEATSVTPMGVGYPDTPGIWSNDQVRGWANVTKAIHGAGGKIFLQLWHVGRVSHPSYLNGEAPVAPSAIQPKGHVSLVRPMADYPTPRALETAEIADIVDAYRTGAENAKAAGFDGVEIHGANGYLLDQFLQSSTNQRTDNYGGSLENRARLLLEVTDAAIEVWGAGRVGVHLAPRADSHDMGDDNLAETFTYVARELGKRGIAFICSREKEGADSLGPQLKEAFGGPYIANEKFTKDSANEWLASGKADAVAFGVPFIANPDLPARLKADAPLNDARPELFYAKGPVGYIDYPAL, encoded by the coding sequence ATGGCAACTATTTTTGATCCGATCAAACTGGGTGACATCGAGCTGGCCAACCGCATCATCATGGCCCCACTGACCCGCTGCCGCGCCGACGAAGGCCGCGTGCCGAACGCGCTGATGGCGGAATACTACGTACAACGCGCGTCCGCTGGCCTGATCCTCAGCGAAGCCACGTCGGTGACGCCAATGGGCGTTGGCTATCCTGACACCCCGGGCATCTGGTCCAACGATCAAGTGCGCGGCTGGGCCAACGTGACCAAAGCCATTCACGGCGCTGGCGGCAAGATCTTCCTGCAACTGTGGCACGTCGGCCGGGTTTCCCACCCGTCGTACCTCAACGGTGAAGCGCCAGTGGCACCAAGCGCCATCCAGCCGAAAGGTCACGTCAGCCTGGTTCGTCCAATGGCCGACTATCCAACCCCACGCGCTCTGGAAACCGCTGAAATCGCCGACATCGTCGACGCCTACCGCACCGGCGCCGAAAACGCCAAAGCCGCCGGTTTCGACGGCGTGGAAATCCACGGTGCCAACGGTTACCTGCTCGACCAGTTCCTGCAAAGCAGCACCAACCAGCGCACTGACAACTACGGCGGCTCGCTGGAAAACCGTGCGCGTCTGCTGCTGGAAGTGACTGACGCGGCGATCGAAGTCTGGGGCGCCGGCCGTGTCGGTGTGCACCTGGCACCGCGCGCCGATTCCCACGACATGGGCGATGACAACCTGGCGGAAACCTTCACCTACGTCGCACGTGAACTGGGCAAACGCGGCATCGCGTTCATCTGCTCCCGTGAGAAAGAAGGTGCCGACAGCCTCGGCCCGCAACTGAAAGAAGCGTTCGGTGGCCCGTACATCGCCAACGAAAAATTCACCAAGGACAGCGCCAACGAATGGCTGGCCAGTGGCAAGGCTGACGCTGTGGCGTTTGGTGTGCCGTTTATTGCCAACCCGGATCTGCCGGCTCGTTTGAAGGCGGATGCGCCGTTGAATGATGCGCGGCCGGAGTTGTTCTACGCGAAAGGCCCGGTAGGTTATATCGACTATCCAGCGCTGTAA
- a CDS encoding amidase, with product MKRFLLLVLVLLLGWIVYERENLWAFPDIISAYTAKEYCSCRYVMNNDAEYCRGYVKQWLPTSAFTDDSVSKTITVSGMGRSNRAQWLSERQGCRLKP from the coding sequence ATGAAGCGCTTCTTGCTGTTAGTGCTGGTCCTGCTGCTCGGCTGGATCGTCTACGAACGAGAAAACCTGTGGGCCTTCCCGGACATCATCAGTGCCTACACGGCGAAGGAATATTGTTCCTGCCGGTACGTGATGAACAACGACGCCGAGTATTGCCGTGGCTACGTGAAACAGTGGCTGCCGACCAGCGCCTTCACCGATGACAGCGTCAGTAAAACCATCACCGTCAGCGGCATGGGCCGCAGCAACCGCGCCCAGTGGTTGAGCGAACGCCAGGGCTGCCGCCTCAAGCCCTGA
- a CDS encoding efflux RND transporter periplasmic adaptor subunit — MQFKPAVTALVTAVALASLLSGCKKEEAAPAAPPPQVGVVTLQPQAFTLTSELPGRTSAFRVAEVRPQVNGIILKRLFKEGGDVKAGQQLYQIDPSVYEATLKSAEANLRSTKSISDRYKQLVDEQAVSRQEYDTAVSNRMESEASLQSAQINVRYTKVYAPISGRIGRSSVTEGALVSNGQTDAMATIQQLDPIYVDVTQSSVELLELRRELESGRLQKSGENSAAVKLTLEDGSQYKLDGKLEFSEVTVDPTTGSVTLRAVFPNPDHTLLPGMFVRAQLQAGVNAAAILAPQQGVTRDLKGTPTALVVGADNKVELRQLKASRTVGSQWLIEDGLKAGDRLITEGLQYVRPGVQVNPSEATNVGNKNPAPAQAADKAAGGKGE; from the coding sequence ATGCAATTCAAGCCAGCTGTTACCGCTCTGGTCACTGCCGTCGCCCTGGCATCGCTGCTCAGCGGATGTAAAAAGGAAGAAGCGGCACCGGCCGCTCCACCGCCTCAGGTCGGCGTCGTCACCCTACAACCACAAGCGTTTACCCTCACCTCCGAGCTGCCAGGTCGCACCAGTGCGTTCCGTGTTGCGGAAGTTCGACCGCAGGTCAACGGCATCATTCTCAAGCGTCTGTTCAAGGAAGGCGGCGATGTCAAAGCCGGCCAGCAGCTGTATCAGATCGATCCGTCGGTCTATGAAGCGACCCTGAAAAGCGCCGAAGCCAACCTGCGTTCGACCAAGTCGATCTCCGATCGCTACAAGCAACTGGTCGACGAGCAGGCCGTAAGCCGTCAGGAATACGACACCGCCGTGTCCAACCGCATGGAATCGGAAGCGTCGTTGCAGAGCGCGCAGATCAACGTGCGTTACACCAAGGTTTACGCGCCGATCTCCGGGCGTATCGGCCGTTCATCGGTCACCGAAGGTGCATTGGTCAGCAACGGCCAGACCGACGCAATGGCGACGATCCAGCAACTCGATCCGATCTACGTCGACGTCACCCAGTCTTCGGTTGAACTGCTGGAATTGCGCCGCGAGCTGGAAAGCGGTCGTCTGCAAAAATCCGGTGAAAACTCGGCAGCAGTCAAACTGACCCTGGAAGACGGCAGCCAGTACAAGCTCGACGGTAAGCTGGAATTCTCCGAAGTCACGGTCGACCCGACTACCGGTTCCGTAACCCTGCGCGCGGTGTTCCCGAACCCGGATCACACCCTGCTGCCGGGCATGTTCGTCCGCGCCCAGTTGCAGGCCGGCGTCAACGCTGCGGCCATTCTGGCGCCGCAACAAGGCGTGACCCGCGACCTCAAAGGCACCCCGACCGCACTGGTCGTCGGCGCCGACAACAAGGTCGAACTGCGTCAGCTCAAGGCCAGCCGCACCGTTGGCAGCCAGTGGCTGATCGAAGACGGCTTGAAAGCGGGCGATCGTCTGATCACCGAAGGGCTGCAGTACGTGCGCCCGGGTGTTCAGGTCAACCCGTCCGAAGCCACCAATGTCGGCAACAAGAACCCGGCCCCCGCTCAGGCAGCTGACAAAGCCGCCGGCGGCAAAGGGGAGTAA
- a CDS encoding lysophospholipid acyltransferase family protein, with translation MSRLRVYARIARVLLVVSLGLTMASVFGVFERIGLAHSMERRQRWSRFFMARLSNALPFRVTVHGELPKQPMLWVSNHVSWTDIPLLGMLTPLSFLSKAEVRTWPVAGWLAAKAGSLFIRRGSGDSQLIRKQMTRHLQTDHALLMFPEGTTTDGRSLRTFHGRLLAAAIDSEVMLQPVAIRYLRDGEIDGLAPFIGDDDLLSHLMRLFSNDCGDVEVHLLKPIACQGRERAALAFEAQQAVQKALFGEVAKPAEPRRAGELIAA, from the coding sequence ATGAGCCGGTTGCGGGTGTACGCGCGGATCGCGCGAGTGCTGTTGGTGGTGTCGCTGGGTTTGACCATGGCCAGCGTCTTCGGCGTATTCGAGCGAATTGGTTTGGCACATTCGATGGAACGGCGTCAGCGCTGGTCGCGCTTTTTCATGGCGCGCCTGAGTAATGCCCTGCCCTTTCGCGTGACGGTGCACGGTGAGTTGCCGAAACAGCCGATGCTGTGGGTCAGCAATCATGTGTCGTGGACTGATATTCCGCTGCTGGGGATGCTCACGCCGCTGTCGTTTCTGTCCAAGGCTGAAGTGCGCACCTGGCCTGTGGCCGGTTGGCTCGCGGCGAAGGCCGGCAGCCTGTTCATTCGTCGCGGTTCGGGCGACAGCCAGTTGATCCGCAAGCAGATGACCCGTCACCTGCAAACCGATCACGCCTTGCTGATGTTCCCGGAAGGCACCACCACCGACGGCCGTTCTTTGCGCACCTTTCATGGTCGCTTGCTGGCGGCAGCGATTGATTCCGAGGTGATGCTGCAACCGGTGGCGATCCGTTATCTGCGTGATGGAGAGATCGATGGGCTGGCGCCGTTTATTGGTGACGATGATCTGCTCTCGCACCTGATGCGCCTGTTCAGCAATGATTGCGGCGACGTTGAAGTGCACCTGCTCAAGCCGATAGCCTGTCAGGGTCGTGAGCGTGCGGCGCTGGCGTTTGAAGCGCAGCAGGCGGTGCAAAAAGCGTTGTTTGGCGAGGTGGCGAAACCGGCCGAACCGCGTCGCGCAGGTGAATTGATTGCTGCTTGA